In one window of Clarias gariepinus isolate MV-2021 ecotype Netherlands chromosome 10, CGAR_prim_01v2, whole genome shotgun sequence DNA:
- the asb12b gene encoding ankyrin repeat and SOCS box protein 12b → MLYTSTEMSLMDITKIFSLLRPNEDEEDGCQELNKAIAEDDDKRLADLLSQERYRRCINSRSGWGIPSTPLKTAAAHGHLRCLECLLAHGAEVDSLDVKAQTPLFSAVSGKHLGCVSALLKAGADPNGSQYNNCSPVLTAAREGDVDILRELLSYGAETDVRAKVPDWASNTTTCRGPLYLAAIYGHLECFKMLLLHGADPDYNCREEKILARIKKSSTVLDTCLKYGCQSEYIQLLIDFGANVYIPMVITDKTREKDEAIMLVLRERAFPKTLMSQIRLAVRKYLSNARKLHLIDGLDIPEVLKKYLKHTT, encoded by the exons ATGTTATACACTTCCACTGAAATGAGCTTAATGGACATTACCAAGATTTTCTCACTCCTCCGACCGAACGAGGATGAAGAAGATGGCTGTCAAGAGTTAAATAAGGCTATTGCTGAAGATGATGACAAACGTCTAGCTGATCTGCTTTCTCAAGAAAGATACAGAAGATGTATCAATAGCAGAAGTGGCTGGGGAATACCAAGTACACCACTAAAAACTGCGGCTGCTCACGGTCACTTGCGCTGCCTGGAATGCCTTTTAGCTCACGGTGCAGAGGTTGACAGTCTGGATGTGAAAGCCCAGACTCCACTGTTCTCAGCAGTCAGTGGCAAACACCTTGGGTGTGTATCAGCTTTGCTCAAAGCTGGTGCTGACCCTAATGGAAGCCAATATAACAACTGTTCACCAGTGCTAACTGCAGCCAGGGAAGGAGATGTTGACATTTTGAGGGAGCTGCTGTCTTATGGTGCTGAGACAGATGTCCGAGCCAAAGTACCAGACTGGGCATCCAATACAACAACATGCCGAGGTCCTCTTTACCTCGCAGCCATTTATGGACACCTGGAATGCTTTAAAATGCTGCTGCTACATGGTGCCGACCCAGACTACAACTGTAGGGAAGAGAAAATACTGGCAAGGATCAAGAAATCAAGCACAGTGCTGGACACATGTCTCAAATATGGGTGCCAATCTGAATATATTCAACTTCTTATAGACTTCGGAGCAAATGTCTACATTCCAATGGTGATTACGGACAAAACAAGAGAGAAGGATGAGGCTATCATGCTGGTGCTAAGAGAAAGAG ctttCCCCAAAACATTGATGTCTCAGATTCGGCTTGCAGTACGAAAGTACCTTTCTAATGCGCGCAAACTGCACTTGATAGATGGACTGGATATTCCAGAagtactaaaaaaatatttaaaacatactaCATGA
- the LOC128532012 gene encoding zinc finger C4H2 domain-containing protein, with product MTDEQEIMCKLENILEIRNKTIQLQKIKSRLKSEFEALESEEKHLREYKQEMDLLLQEKMAHVEELRLIHADINVMESTIKQSENDLNKLLETTRRLHDEYKPLKEHVDALRMTLGLNRLPNLNEEEERLSLDYFEKQKAEWQKEPHEPIIPESLAAAAAAAQQLQVSRKQDPRQPATFRQQPPPMKACLSCHQQIHRNAPICPLCKAKSRSRNPKKPKRKPDE from the exons ATGACAGACGAACAAGAAATAATGTGCaaattagaaaatattttgGAAATAAG GAATAAAACAATCCAACTGCAGAAGATCAAATCCAGACTGAAGAGCGAGTTTGAAGCCCTTGAATCTGAAGAAAAACACCTGAGAGAATACAAGCAAGAGATGGATCTACTCCTTCAGGAGAAGATGGCCCATGTTGAGGAACTGCGTCTGATCCATGCCGATATCAATGTG ATGGAAAGCACCATCAAGCAGtcagaaaatgatttaaacaaacTGTTGGAGACTACACGACGCCTTCATGATGAATACAAACCATTAAAGGAGCATGTTGATGCTCTGAGGATGACTCTTGGCCTGAACCGGTTGCCAAACCTTAATGAGGAAGAGGAAAGACTTTCACTAGA TTACTTTGAGAAGCAGAAGGCTGAATGGCAAAAAGAACCACATGAACCCATCATTCCTGAATCTCTAGCAGCAGCTGCAGCTGCTGCTCAACAGCTTCAGGTGTCAAGAAAACAAGACCCACGGCAGCCGGCCACTTTCAGACAGCAGCCTCCACCTATGAAG GCATGCCTGTCTTGTCACCAGCAAATTCACCGCAATGCACCCATCTGTCCACTGTGTAAAGCAAAGAGTCGTTCCAGGAACCCCAAGAAACCCAAGAGGAAGCCAGAtgagtaa